From the genome of Anopheles moucheti chromosome 3, idAnoMoucSN_F20_07, whole genome shotgun sequence, one region includes:
- the LOC128303345 gene encoding mediator of DNA damage checkpoint protein 1-like isoform X1, translating to MHLNVQGTKYPIRPGINLIGSVQNKRYNTILLQDRSICPMHAGLRLDAATEKLQITDLCSFHGVTVDQKSIDPITWIDITTHSRLHLGDLLASVEVDHKRKADDVALLQDEDSTSDVIDCSLDETQPLPRNRQNAHTAVSALGTFGRRSSLLETVAAVHDPPCSSSERRRSSFMVPETQQSDGSMLCAKPTEITVPNVDHRSEKDDEDEELFFIPETQQPEHELDCPSVVIKPILPDTKQQEQFETEEEYFQMTVEDDDDSNDAMFNNKYIEQSQNLMHNLDISHSGAVVPKVSILPDRSVDSVSFQEYRNTTVEMSRIEWNDSKKDHEQSMIDQRLQQPKKRAGSLTKEGKLSEVADDRSITPELNFDDDPPVETNIHFKPGSDADRSIADNSDPPQQANRSSKTPDLCFDEKENEDDVLEISLNQEGCIKVKPHQSSFEAENTRHESHVANVYDMETQAFGVDDPYELLTQPLHKLAEKPKSSEQKLQLKSPYEISTQPLIVDKPCTSKLSANSSFVTPINPKTPRKSVHSHEIDYANMPTQQFTPPELYMQGMAGKGSSCDKQTCAVAHDKCNETPEIDYANLPTQQFTFSELLNQPAIVPKESHKDPLPTSAIMIDDDDLLTQPLSPPKNNMDLPVLYGKVKNIPSISAACTAYDLDTQPLNPHMETNNERIVKKKPVLKLVDIKTCHLSDPIDSQLMEIVSDVDENMYDLGKLKLLENGTLLENEITQFNPQINSTTHLSHGQQEEGQPHMEPCIEISSSSSSNKENSTKAVDEKTDDSFDTEDELCLAATIPISALYPPKMTAECVEKADDEEPTSMFKIPLKKTDTLATPKAIRNRKCSNAEMTEFLTPEHPMLFLPKADCIRSVSEQMREQNILRAITAKGKPKYHFNDSSSSSGDDDDGPSDRQLFKKTNVSAALEKELENVREAGKLKKQQALTDRRKVQPKKDDEETMLVEQVKKRHEGRNNRTVSTKPKPKEAEGFEKNQPDSRKTSTRRKEMKDTAKTSEPKSKTSNRGVKDKKITHSESTTESKQEPKSSEARCSTDKSKHSDLIPKRVSARNRVETYKKRMLDESVDYLSESTKERSTVQRSTRAGRKRKDESSTDREENSNLAVVETKRYKSDPRGAAFAPEVEVKERARRVTSRIKKVVGTSSDLFVDQDKTFSLKSGVLGHDSATSSTGSDTSSVSTTRSNQPRLIFTKMSPEPYRKCIARAGGKIVDMPELATILVTDRIIRTYKFLCSVAKGIPIVGQSYLDALQNSDGKEPIDAWNHILSDPAKEKRYEFSLRDTLMKAKRHKLFQDYTVFVTSSTQPPPSELYLILSCAGAKISKFSSQPPKGTNKMFVISDPADSASWVKYREKFPGIEIVSAEGFMLSIMQHSIRFQKYRLM from the exons AGTATCTGTCCCATGCATGCCGGTCTGCGTCTTGATGCtgccacagaaaaactgcaaaTTACGGATCTCTGCTCGTTTCACGGGGTAACTGTTGACCAGAAATCCATTGATCCAATAACCTGGATCGACATCACTACACATAGTCGACTGCATTTGGGCGACCTGCTTGCTTCCGTTGAAGTAGATCATAAGCGCAAAGCTGATGACGTTGCACTCTTGCAAGACGAAGACTCAACGTCAGATGTTATCGACTGTAGTCTTGAC gAAACACAGCCTCTTCCCAGAAACAGACAAAATGCACATACTGCGGTTAGTGCGTTGGGAACTTTTGGAAGAAGATCTTCGCTGCTTGAAACAGTCGCTGCTGTACACGACCCCCCTTGCTCTTCTTCAGAAAGGCGCCGCAGTAGTTTCATGGTACCGGAAACTCAACAAAGCGATGGCAGTATGTTGTGTGCAAAGCCAACTGAAATAACTGTTCCTAATGTTGATCACCGTTCAGAAAAGGATGACGAAGATgaggaattattttttattccagAAACACAGCAACCGGAACATGAACTGGACTGTCCGTCAGTGGTGATCAAACCTATCCTTCCCGATACGAAGCAACAAGAACAGTTTGAAACGGAAGAAGAATATTTTCAAATGACAGTGGAGGACGATGACGACAGTAATGATGCGATGTTCAACAACAAGTATATCGAGCAATCACAAAATTTGATGCACAATCTAGATATATCTCATAGTGGTGCTGTTGTACCTAAGGTTTCCATTCTGCCGGATCGCTCCGTTGATTCGGTATCGTTCCAGGAATACCGTAATACAACGGTGGAAATGAGTCGTATTGAATGGAATGACAGTAAAAAAGATCATGAACAATCCATGATAGATCAACGATtgcagcaaccaaaaaaacgaGCAGGATCTCTGACAAAGGAGGGTAAATTATCCGAGGTAGCTGATGATAGATCTATCACGCCGGAACTGAATTTTGATGATGATCCTCCAGTTGAAACAAATATTCATTTCAAACCCGGTTCAGATGCAGATCGTTCAATTGCTGACAATTCGGATCCTCCGCAGCAAGCAAATCGTTCGTCAAAGACACCTGATTTGTGCTTCgacgaaaaggaaaatgaagacGATGTGCTTGAAATTTCACTGAATCAAGAAGGTTGCATTAAAGTGAAACCGCACCAGTCTTCCTTCGAGGCGGAAAACACGAGGCACGAGTCGCATGTAGCAAATGTATATGACATGGAAACGCAGGCTTTTGGTGTTGATGATCCATACGAGCTGTTGACACAGCCTCTTCACAAATTGGCGGAAAAACCCAAATCATCGGAACAGAAACTGCAATTGAAAAGCCCATATGAAATATCAACACAGCCATTGATTGTAGATAAGCCCTGTACTAGCAAACTTTCAGCGAATTCGTCGTTTGTTACACCAATCAACCCAAAAACCCCACGCAAATCAGTTCACTCGCATGAGATTGATTATGCAAATATGCCAACGCAACAATTTACACCTCCAGAATTATACATGCAGGGCATGGCAGGGAAAGGATCTTCTTGCGATAAGCAAACGTGTGCTGTAGCGCATGACAAATGCAATGAAACTCCAGAAATTGATTATGCAAATCTACCAACACAGCAATTTACCTTTTCAGAATTACTAAACCAACCTGCGATTGTACCTAAAGAAAGCCATAAGGATCCCTTGCCAACTTCTGCTATAATGATAGATGACGATGATTTACTGACACAACCGTTAAGTCCTCCAAAAAATAATATGGATCTTCCCGTTTTATATGGGAAAGTTAAGAACATACCCAGCATTTCAGCAGCATGTACAGCGTATGATTTGGATACACAACCATTAAACCCTCACATGGAAACGAACAATGAAAGGATCGTCAAGAAAAAACCAGTCCTCAAGCTAGTGGACATTAAAACATGCCATTTGTCGGACCCGATTGATTCTCAGTTGATGGAGATAGTGAGTGATGTAGATGAAAATATGTACGACCTTGGCAAGCTCAAACTTTTGGAAAATGGCACATTGCTCGAGAATGAAATTACTCAATTTAATCCACAAATAAATAGTACTACGCACTTGTCACATGGGCAACAAGAAGAAGGACAACCACACATGGAACCGTGCATAGaaatatcatcatcatcatcatctaatAAGGAAAACAGCACGAAAGCAGTAGATGAAAAAACCGATGATTCGTTCGATACGGAAGATGAATTGTGCTTGGCAGCAACTATTCCGATCAGTGCTCTATACCCACCGAAAATGACAGCAGAATGTGTAGAAAAGGCCGATGACGAAGAACCGACAAGCATGTTTAAAATACCGCTCAAGAAAACAGACACACTAGCCACTCCCAAAGCCATAAGAAATAGGAAATGCAGTAATGCGGAGATGACAGAATTTCTCACTCCAGAACATCCGATGTTATTCTTACCGAAAGCCGATTGCATCCGCTCAGTGTCGGAACAAATGCGCGAGCAAAACATCCTTCGTGCAATCACCGCCAAGGGGAAACCAAAGTATCATTTTAATgatagcagcagtagcagcggtgatgatgatgatggcccttCCGATCGACAGTTGTTTAAGAAAACGAATGTAAGTGCTGCGTTGGAGAAAGAGTTAGAAAATGTACGAGAAGCTGGAAAGTTGAAGAAGCAGCAAGCACTGACGGATCGTAGAAAAGTGCAACCCAAAAAGGATGACGAAGAGACAATGTTAGTTGAACAAGTGAAGAAGCGACATGAGGGCAGGAACAATAGAACGGTAtccacaaaaccaaaaccaaaagaagCGGAAGGATTTGAGAAAAACCAGCCAGATTCTCGAAAAACATCTACCAGGCGTAAAGAAATGAAGGATACTGCGAAAACATCGGAACCGAAGTCGAAAACATCGAACAGAGGAGTGAAAGATAAGAAAATCACACACAGTGAAAGTACGACGGAATCTAAGCAGGAACCTAAATCATCGGAAGCACGATGCTCAACCgataaaagcaaacattctGATCTTATCCCTAAACGTGTATCGGCGCGCAATCGCGTAGAAACTTACAAGAAGCGAATGCTTGATGAATCGGTAGACTATTTATCAGAGTCGACAAAGGAACGGTCTACAGTGCAAAGGTCAACTCGTGCTGGTCGAAAAAGAAAGGATGAGTCGTCAACGGATCGGGAGGAAAATAGTAATTTGGCAGTAgtcgaaacgaaacgatatAAATCAGACCCAAGAGGCGCAGCTTTTGCCCCGGAAGTGGAAGTAAAGGAGCGAGCTCGAAGAGTAACCAGCCGCATCAAGAAGGTAGTGGGAACTTCGTCTGATTTGTTTGTGGACCAGGACAAAACGTTCAGTTTGAAAAGTGGAGTCCTAGGGCATGATAGTGCAACTAGCAGCACAGGAAGTGATACTTCATCTGTATCGACAACACGATCTAATCAACCCCGattaattttcacaaaaaTGAGCCCAGAGCCCTACCGAAAATGTATAGCTCGTGCTG GCGGCAAGATAGTGGACATGCCGGAATTAGCAACCATCTTAGTGACAGACCGCATTATTCGAACTTACAAATTCCTGTGCAGTGTAGCGAAGGGAATACCTATCGTTGGTCAGTCATATCTGGATGCGTTACAAAATAGCGATGGAAAGGAACCCATTGATGCATGGAACCATATCTTATCCGATCCCGCTAAAGAGAAGCGCTACGAATTTAGTCTACGCGACACGCTAATGAAGGCAAAAAGGCATAAGTTATTTCAGGATTATACTGTTTTTGTTACCTCGAgcacacaaccaccaccatcagagCTGTACT TAATACTTTCGTGCGCCGGAGCGAAAATATCAAAGTTTAGCAGCCAACCACCGAAAGGTACGAACAAAATGTTTGTCATCTCCGATCCAGCGGATAGTGCGTCATGGGTGAAGTACAGAGAGAAGTTCCCGGGCATAGAAATAGTGTCGGCGGAAGGGTTTATGCTTTCGATAATGCAGCACTCAATCAGATTCCAGAAGTATCGTTTGATGTGA
- the LOC128303345 gene encoding uncharacterized protein LOC128303345 isoform X4, with the protein MHLNVQGTKYPIRPGINLIGSVQNKRYNTILLQDRSICPMHAGLRLDAATEKLQITDLCSFHGVTVDQKSIDPITWIDITTHSRLHLGDLLASVEVDHKRKADDVALLQDEDSTSDVIDCSLDETQPLPRNRQNAHTAVSALGTFGRRSSLLETVAAVHDPPCSSSERRRSSFMVPETQQSDGSMLCAKPTEITVPNVDHRSEKDDEDEELFFIPETQQPEHELDCPSVVIKPILPDTKQQEQFETEEEYFQMTVEDDDDSNDAMFNNKYIEQSQNLMHNLDISHSGAVVPKVSILPDRSVDSVSFQEYRNTTVEMSRIEWNDSKKDHEQSMIDQRLQQPKKRAGSLTKEGKLSEVADDRSITPELNFDDDPPVETNIHFKPGSDADRSIADNSDPPQQANRSSKTPDLCFDEKENEDDVLEISLNQEGCIKVKPHQSSFEAENTRHESHVANVYDMETQAFGVDDPYELLTQPLHKLAEKPKSSEQKLQLKSPYEISTQPLIVDKPCTSKLSANSSFVTPINPKTPRKSVHSHEIDYANMPTQQFTPPELYMQGMAGKGSSCDKQTCAVAHDKCNETPEIDYANLPTQQFTFSELLNQPAIVPKESHKDPLPTSAIMIDDDDLLTQPLSPPKNNMDLPVLYGKVKNIPSISAACTAYDLDTQPLNPHMETNNERIVKKKPVLKLVDIKTCHLSDPIDSQLMEIVSDVDENMYDLGKLKLLENGTLLENEITQFNPQINSTTHLSHGQQEEGQPHMEPCIEISSSSSSNKENSTKAVDEKTDDSFDTEDELCLAATIPISALYPPKMTAECVEKADDEEPTSMFKIPLKKTDTLATPKAIRNRKCSNAEMTEFLTPEHPMLFLPKADCIRSVSEQMREQNILRAITAKGKPKYHFNDSSSSSGDDDDGPSDRQLFKKTNVSAALEKELENVREAGKLKKQQALTDRRKVQPKKDDEETMLVEQVKKRHEGRNNRTVSTKPKPKEAEGFEKNQPDSRKTSTRRKEMKDTAKTSEPKSKTSNRGVKDKKITHSESTTESKQEPKSSEARCSTDKSKHSDLIPKRVSARNRVETYKKRMLDESVDYLSESTKERSTVQRSTRAGRKRKDESSTDREENSNLAVVETKRYKSDPRGAAFAPEVEVKERARRVTSRIKKAAR; encoded by the exons AGTATCTGTCCCATGCATGCCGGTCTGCGTCTTGATGCtgccacagaaaaactgcaaaTTACGGATCTCTGCTCGTTTCACGGGGTAACTGTTGACCAGAAATCCATTGATCCAATAACCTGGATCGACATCACTACACATAGTCGACTGCATTTGGGCGACCTGCTTGCTTCCGTTGAAGTAGATCATAAGCGCAAAGCTGATGACGTTGCACTCTTGCAAGACGAAGACTCAACGTCAGATGTTATCGACTGTAGTCTTGAC gAAACACAGCCTCTTCCCAGAAACAGACAAAATGCACATACTGCGGTTAGTGCGTTGGGAACTTTTGGAAGAAGATCTTCGCTGCTTGAAACAGTCGCTGCTGTACACGACCCCCCTTGCTCTTCTTCAGAAAGGCGCCGCAGTAGTTTCATGGTACCGGAAACTCAACAAAGCGATGGCAGTATGTTGTGTGCAAAGCCAACTGAAATAACTGTTCCTAATGTTGATCACCGTTCAGAAAAGGATGACGAAGATgaggaattattttttattccagAAACACAGCAACCGGAACATGAACTGGACTGTCCGTCAGTGGTGATCAAACCTATCCTTCCCGATACGAAGCAACAAGAACAGTTTGAAACGGAAGAAGAATATTTTCAAATGACAGTGGAGGACGATGACGACAGTAATGATGCGATGTTCAACAACAAGTATATCGAGCAATCACAAAATTTGATGCACAATCTAGATATATCTCATAGTGGTGCTGTTGTACCTAAGGTTTCCATTCTGCCGGATCGCTCCGTTGATTCGGTATCGTTCCAGGAATACCGTAATACAACGGTGGAAATGAGTCGTATTGAATGGAATGACAGTAAAAAAGATCATGAACAATCCATGATAGATCAACGATtgcagcaaccaaaaaaacgaGCAGGATCTCTGACAAAGGAGGGTAAATTATCCGAGGTAGCTGATGATAGATCTATCACGCCGGAACTGAATTTTGATGATGATCCTCCAGTTGAAACAAATATTCATTTCAAACCCGGTTCAGATGCAGATCGTTCAATTGCTGACAATTCGGATCCTCCGCAGCAAGCAAATCGTTCGTCAAAGACACCTGATTTGTGCTTCgacgaaaaggaaaatgaagacGATGTGCTTGAAATTTCACTGAATCAAGAAGGTTGCATTAAAGTGAAACCGCACCAGTCTTCCTTCGAGGCGGAAAACACGAGGCACGAGTCGCATGTAGCAAATGTATATGACATGGAAACGCAGGCTTTTGGTGTTGATGATCCATACGAGCTGTTGACACAGCCTCTTCACAAATTGGCGGAAAAACCCAAATCATCGGAACAGAAACTGCAATTGAAAAGCCCATATGAAATATCAACACAGCCATTGATTGTAGATAAGCCCTGTACTAGCAAACTTTCAGCGAATTCGTCGTTTGTTACACCAATCAACCCAAAAACCCCACGCAAATCAGTTCACTCGCATGAGATTGATTATGCAAATATGCCAACGCAACAATTTACACCTCCAGAATTATACATGCAGGGCATGGCAGGGAAAGGATCTTCTTGCGATAAGCAAACGTGTGCTGTAGCGCATGACAAATGCAATGAAACTCCAGAAATTGATTATGCAAATCTACCAACACAGCAATTTACCTTTTCAGAATTACTAAACCAACCTGCGATTGTACCTAAAGAAAGCCATAAGGATCCCTTGCCAACTTCTGCTATAATGATAGATGACGATGATTTACTGACACAACCGTTAAGTCCTCCAAAAAATAATATGGATCTTCCCGTTTTATATGGGAAAGTTAAGAACATACCCAGCATTTCAGCAGCATGTACAGCGTATGATTTGGATACACAACCATTAAACCCTCACATGGAAACGAACAATGAAAGGATCGTCAAGAAAAAACCAGTCCTCAAGCTAGTGGACATTAAAACATGCCATTTGTCGGACCCGATTGATTCTCAGTTGATGGAGATAGTGAGTGATGTAGATGAAAATATGTACGACCTTGGCAAGCTCAAACTTTTGGAAAATGGCACATTGCTCGAGAATGAAATTACTCAATTTAATCCACAAATAAATAGTACTACGCACTTGTCACATGGGCAACAAGAAGAAGGACAACCACACATGGAACCGTGCATAGaaatatcatcatcatcatcatctaatAAGGAAAACAGCACGAAAGCAGTAGATGAAAAAACCGATGATTCGTTCGATACGGAAGATGAATTGTGCTTGGCAGCAACTATTCCGATCAGTGCTCTATACCCACCGAAAATGACAGCAGAATGTGTAGAAAAGGCCGATGACGAAGAACCGACAAGCATGTTTAAAATACCGCTCAAGAAAACAGACACACTAGCCACTCCCAAAGCCATAAGAAATAGGAAATGCAGTAATGCGGAGATGACAGAATTTCTCACTCCAGAACATCCGATGTTATTCTTACCGAAAGCCGATTGCATCCGCTCAGTGTCGGAACAAATGCGCGAGCAAAACATCCTTCGTGCAATCACCGCCAAGGGGAAACCAAAGTATCATTTTAATgatagcagcagtagcagcggtgatgatgatgatggcccttCCGATCGACAGTTGTTTAAGAAAACGAATGTAAGTGCTGCGTTGGAGAAAGAGTTAGAAAATGTACGAGAAGCTGGAAAGTTGAAGAAGCAGCAAGCACTGACGGATCGTAGAAAAGTGCAACCCAAAAAGGATGACGAAGAGACAATGTTAGTTGAACAAGTGAAGAAGCGACATGAGGGCAGGAACAATAGAACGGTAtccacaaaaccaaaaccaaaagaagCGGAAGGATTTGAGAAAAACCAGCCAGATTCTCGAAAAACATCTACCAGGCGTAAAGAAATGAAGGATACTGCGAAAACATCGGAACCGAAGTCGAAAACATCGAACAGAGGAGTGAAAGATAAGAAAATCACACACAGTGAAAGTACGACGGAATCTAAGCAGGAACCTAAATCATCGGAAGCACGATGCTCAACCgataaaagcaaacattctGATCTTATCCCTAAACGTGTATCGGCGCGCAATCGCGTAGAAACTTACAAGAAGCGAATGCTTGATGAATCGGTAGACTATTTATCAGAGTCGACAAAGGAACGGTCTACAGTGCAAAGGTCAACTCGTGCTGGTCGAAAAAGAAAGGATGAGTCGTCAACGGATCGGGAGGAAAATAGTAATTTGGCAGTAgtcgaaacgaaacgatatAAATCAGACCCAAGAGGCGCAGCTTTTGCCCCGGAAGTGGAAGTAAAGGAGCGAGCTCGAAGAGTAACCAGCCGCATCAAGAAG GCGGCAAGATAG